The Primulina eburnea isolate SZY01 chromosome 6, ASM2296580v1, whole genome shotgun sequence genome contains a region encoding:
- the LOC140835284 gene encoding uncharacterized protein: MKITQSFTFVAYPQANGQTEVVNRIIVQALKTRLQGKGKDWVEELPSVLWAYRTTPRLPTQETPFSLVYGSEAVLPIEIGETYPRVESYPHDNDESRARELDLVEEKRDRAFIRMEAYRGRVMKSYNKKVRVRDFQIGDLVMKKVNPAG, encoded by the coding sequence ATGAAGATCACTCAATCCTTCACCTTTGTGGCTTATCCTCAGGCAAATGGCCAAACAGAAGTTGTTAATAGGATTATTGTACAGGCATTAAAGACGAGACTTCAAGGCAAAGGGAAGGATTGGGTTGAAGAATTACCTAGTGTTCTTTGGGCCTACAGAACTACTCCTCGTTTGCCTACTCAAGAAACCCCATTCAGCCTTGTATATGGTTCTGAAGCAGTTCTCCCAATTGAAATTGGAGAGACTTATCCtcgggtagaatcttacccaCACGATAATGATGAAAGCCGGGCCAGGGAATTGGATTTAGTCGAAGAAAAGAGAGACCGGGCATTTATCCGCATGGAAGCATACAGAGGTCGAGTTATGAAATCTTACAATAAGAAGGTCCGAGTCCGAGATTTTCAAATCGGAGACTTAGTCATGAAAAAGGTCAACCCAGCTGGATAG